A genome region from Prinia subflava isolate CZ2003 ecotype Zambia chromosome 12, Cam_Psub_1.2, whole genome shotgun sequence includes the following:
- the TIMP2 gene encoding metalloproteinase inhibitor 2 — protein sequence MHVGQRQGGVWSCAPGQELLPTGRGPGLGQVSVAQDPQWGQEAGGGTRVWNRLAWRGRRWRGILGHCQNRCLPGRPLLYWRGRGQRQSGVSGPWAEVRGGGAGSSGAGGRTGRAGAGAAGARGGGRAGAGAAAAAEPHPAEGGRSRAGPAPRGGGAADPRSTLKSEAELGGEEANGSAKAAERRPQSARPGRTQVPGGGSAGPGGGCGIGAGWPRPQPRTMPAALPSLLAWLAVLLLGRARPADACSCSPIHPQQAFCNADVVIRAKAVSAKEVDSGNDIYGNPIKRIQYEIKQIKMFKGPDQDIEFIYTAPSTAVCGRLLDTGGKKEYLIAGKSEGNGKMHITLCDLVSTWDSLTPTQKKSLNQRYQMGCECKISRCLSIPCFVSSSDECLWTDWAMEKNNVDGRQAKHYACIKRSDGSCAWYRGMAPPKQEFLDIEDP from the exons ATGCATGTAGGACAGAGACAAGGTGGGGTTTGGAGCtgtgctccagggcaggagctgctgcctaCGGGGAGAGGCCCAGGCCTCGGGCAGGTCTCTGTGGCACAGGACCCCCAGTGGGGACAGGAAGCAGGCGGGGGAACTCGGGTATGGAACAGGCTGGCTTGGAGGGGCCGAAGGTGGCGAGGAATTCTCGGGCACTGCCAGAACCGCTGCCTGCCCGGCCGTCCACTGCTCTACTGGCGTGGGCGGGGGCAGCGACAGAGCGGGGTTTCGGGTCCGTGGGCGGAGGtccggggcggcggggccgggagcagTGGGGCCGGGGGGCGGAcgggccgcgccggggcgggggcggccggtGCCCGCGGcgggggccgtgccggggcgggggcagcggccGCGGCGGAGCCGCATCCCGCGGAGGGCGGGCGCAGCCGGGCTGGCCCCGCGCCACgcggaggaggagcagcagatccCCGGAGCACGTTAAAGAGCGAGGCCGAGCTCGGCGGGGAGGAAGCGAACGGCTCCGCGAAGGCAGCGGAGCGGCGGCCGCAGagcgcccgccccggccggACCCAAGTTCCCGGCGGCGGctcggccgggcccggcggagGGTGCGGGATCGGGGCCGGGTGGCcgcgcccgcagccccgcacCATGCCCGCCGCGCTGCCCAGcctgctggcctggctggcGGTGCTGCTGCTCGGCAGGGCCCGCCCGGCCGACGCCTGCAGCTGCTCGCCCATCCACCCGCAACAGGCCTTCTGCAACGCCGACGTAG TGATCCGAGCCAAGGCCGTCTCTGCAAAAGAGGTGGATTCGGGGAACGATATATACGGGAATCCAATCAAACGTATCCAGTATGAAATCAAGCAGATCAAG aTGTTCAAGGGCCCTGACCAGGACATAGAGTTCATCTACACGGCTCCGTCCACTGCCGTGTGTGGCCGGCTGCTGGACACCGGCGGGAAGAAGGAATATCTCATTGCAG GAAAGTCAGAGGGCAATGGCAAGATGCACATCACGCTCTGTGACTTGGTGTCCACCTGGGACTCGCTGACCCCAACCCAGAAGAAGAGCCTAAACCAGCGGTACCAGATGGGCTGCGAGTGCAAG ATCTCGCGCTGCCTCTCCATCCCCTGCTTCGTCTCCTCCTCGGATGAGTGTCTGTGGACAGACTGGGCGATGGAGAAGAACAACGTGGATGGGCGGCAGGCGAAGCACTACGCCTGCATCAAGAGGAGCGACGGCTCGTGCGCCTGGTACCGTGGCATGGCCCCCCCCAAGCAAGAGTTTCTCGACATCGAGGACCCCTAA
- the CANT1 gene encoding soluble calcium-activated nucleotidase 1 isoform X2, whose protein sequence is MGVSVPGWGSLPQAAWHGVLLAPSLMPVPPCHESMSPLRISVGGLPVLASMTKGADPRFRPRWKAIVLSSACVGLVLLLFCLHRSSPARHGPPSPRTWQLGLQAGERYNDTYPLSPPQRNPEGVRYRIGVIADLDTRSRGSQEHTWFSYLKKGYLVLSDSGDRVTVEWDKDESMLQSHLAEKGRGMELSELVVFNGKLYTVDDRTGVVYQIEGNKVVPWVILPDGDGTVGKGFKAEWLTVKDEHLYVGGLGKEWTTTTGEVVNENPQWVKVVGYKGDVSHENWVTNYNALRAAAGIRPPGYLIHESASWSDTLQRWFFLPRRASHERYSESADEQRGTNLLLSSTQDFGDVTVGRVGEVVPTHGFSSFKFIPDTDDQIIVALKSEEDNGKISSYIMAFTLDGRFLLPETRIGSVKYEGIEFI, encoded by the exons ATGGGCGTCTCTGTCCCGGGATGGGGGTCTCTGCCCCAGGCTGCGTGGCACGGG GTTCTCCTCGCCCCCTCTCTGATGCCAGTCCCGCCCTGCCATGAGTCTATGAGCCCCCTCCGGATCAGCGTGGGTGGTCTGCCCGTCCTCGCGTCCATGACCAAGGGTGCTGACCCCCGCTTCCGACCTCGCTGGAAGGCCATCGTGCTGTCCTCGGCCTGCGTGGGGCTcgtgctgctgctcttctgcctGCACCGTTCCTCCCCAGCGCGGCATGGCCCCCCCAGCCCTCGCACCTGGCAGCTTGGCCTGCAGGCAGGGGAGCGCTACAATGACACCTACCCGCTGTCCCCACCGCAGAGAAACCCCGAGGGCGTGCGCTACCGCATCGGCGTCATCGCCGACCTGGACACGCGGTCCCGCGGCTCCCAGGAGCACACCTGGTTCAGTTACCTGAAGAAGGGCTACCTGGTACTGTCAGACAGTGGGGACAGAGTGACAGTGGAGTGGGACAAGGATGAGAGCATGCTGCAGTCCCACCTGGCTGAGAAGGGCCGGGGCATGGAGCTCTCAGAGCTGGTGGTTTTCAATGGGAAGCTGTACACGGTGGACGACCGGACAGGTGTGGTCTATCAGATCGAGGGCAACAAGGTGGTGCCCTGGGTGATCCTCCCAGACGGGGACGGCACTGTGGGGAAAG GCTTCAAGGCGGAGTGGCTGACAGTGAAGGATGAGCACCTGTATGTGGGAGGACTGGGCAAGGAGTGGACCACCACGACAGGGGAGGTGGTGAACGAGAACCCCCAGTGGGTGAAGGTTGTTGGCTACAAGGGTGACGTGAGCCACGAGAACTGGGTGACAAACTACAATGCgctgagggctgcagcagggatccgGCCCCCAG GGTACCTGATCCACGAGTCGGCCTCCTGGAGCGACACGCTGCAGCGCTGGTTCTTCCTGCCACGCCGCGCCAGCCACGAGCGCTACAGCGAGAGCGCGGACGAGCAACGAGGCACCAacctgctgctgagctccacCCAGGACTTCGGGGACGTGACAGTGGGGCGTGTGGGCGAGGTGGTTCCCACCCACGGCTTCTCCTCCTTCAAGTTCATCCCGGACACAGACGACCAGATCATCGTGGCACTAAAATCAGAAGAGGACAATGGCAAGATCTCCAGCTACATCATGGCCTTCACGCTGGACGGGCGCTTCCTCCTGCCCGAGACCAGGATTGGGAGTGTGAAGTACGAGGGCATTGAGTTTATTTAA
- the CANT1 gene encoding soluble calcium-activated nucleotidase 1 isoform X1 has protein sequence MGQTEVPGRSCNPANTLGLLVRGRRGSQVLLAPSLMPVPPCHESMSPLRISVGGLPVLASMTKGADPRFRPRWKAIVLSSACVGLVLLLFCLHRSSPARHGPPSPRTWQLGLQAGERYNDTYPLSPPQRNPEGVRYRIGVIADLDTRSRGSQEHTWFSYLKKGYLVLSDSGDRVTVEWDKDESMLQSHLAEKGRGMELSELVVFNGKLYTVDDRTGVVYQIEGNKVVPWVILPDGDGTVGKGFKAEWLTVKDEHLYVGGLGKEWTTTTGEVVNENPQWVKVVGYKGDVSHENWVTNYNALRAAAGIRPPGYLIHESASWSDTLQRWFFLPRRASHERYSESADEQRGTNLLLSSTQDFGDVTVGRVGEVVPTHGFSSFKFIPDTDDQIIVALKSEEDNGKISSYIMAFTLDGRFLLPETRIGSVKYEGIEFI, from the exons ATGGGACAGACAGAGGTGCCAGGCAGGTCGTGCAATCCTGCCAACACGCTGGGGCTCCTGGTCAGGGGGCGCAGAGGGAGCCAG GTTCTCCTCGCCCCCTCTCTGATGCCAGTCCCGCCCTGCCATGAGTCTATGAGCCCCCTCCGGATCAGCGTGGGTGGTCTGCCCGTCCTCGCGTCCATGACCAAGGGTGCTGACCCCCGCTTCCGACCTCGCTGGAAGGCCATCGTGCTGTCCTCGGCCTGCGTGGGGCTcgtgctgctgctcttctgcctGCACCGTTCCTCCCCAGCGCGGCATGGCCCCCCCAGCCCTCGCACCTGGCAGCTTGGCCTGCAGGCAGGGGAGCGCTACAATGACACCTACCCGCTGTCCCCACCGCAGAGAAACCCCGAGGGCGTGCGCTACCGCATCGGCGTCATCGCCGACCTGGACACGCGGTCCCGCGGCTCCCAGGAGCACACCTGGTTCAGTTACCTGAAGAAGGGCTACCTGGTACTGTCAGACAGTGGGGACAGAGTGACAGTGGAGTGGGACAAGGATGAGAGCATGCTGCAGTCCCACCTGGCTGAGAAGGGCCGGGGCATGGAGCTCTCAGAGCTGGTGGTTTTCAATGGGAAGCTGTACACGGTGGACGACCGGACAGGTGTGGTCTATCAGATCGAGGGCAACAAGGTGGTGCCCTGGGTGATCCTCCCAGACGGGGACGGCACTGTGGGGAAAG GCTTCAAGGCGGAGTGGCTGACAGTGAAGGATGAGCACCTGTATGTGGGAGGACTGGGCAAGGAGTGGACCACCACGACAGGGGAGGTGGTGAACGAGAACCCCCAGTGGGTGAAGGTTGTTGGCTACAAGGGTGACGTGAGCCACGAGAACTGGGTGACAAACTACAATGCgctgagggctgcagcagggatccgGCCCCCAG GGTACCTGATCCACGAGTCGGCCTCCTGGAGCGACACGCTGCAGCGCTGGTTCTTCCTGCCACGCCGCGCCAGCCACGAGCGCTACAGCGAGAGCGCGGACGAGCAACGAGGCACCAacctgctgctgagctccacCCAGGACTTCGGGGACGTGACAGTGGGGCGTGTGGGCGAGGTGGTTCCCACCCACGGCTTCTCCTCCTTCAAGTTCATCCCGGACACAGACGACCAGATCATCGTGGCACTAAAATCAGAAGAGGACAATGGCAAGATCTCCAGCTACATCATGGCCTTCACGCTGGACGGGCGCTTCCTCCTGCCCGAGACCAGGATTGGGAGTGTGAAGTACGAGGGCATTGAGTTTATTTAA
- the CANT1 gene encoding soluble calcium-activated nucleotidase 1 isoform X3, producing the protein MPVPPCHESMSPLRISVGGLPVLASMTKGADPRFRPRWKAIVLSSACVGLVLLLFCLHRSSPARHGPPSPRTWQLGLQAGERYNDTYPLSPPQRNPEGVRYRIGVIADLDTRSRGSQEHTWFSYLKKGYLVLSDSGDRVTVEWDKDESMLQSHLAEKGRGMELSELVVFNGKLYTVDDRTGVVYQIEGNKVVPWVILPDGDGTVGKGFKAEWLTVKDEHLYVGGLGKEWTTTTGEVVNENPQWVKVVGYKGDVSHENWVTNYNALRAAAGIRPPGYLIHESASWSDTLQRWFFLPRRASHERYSESADEQRGTNLLLSSTQDFGDVTVGRVGEVVPTHGFSSFKFIPDTDDQIIVALKSEEDNGKISSYIMAFTLDGRFLLPETRIGSVKYEGIEFI; encoded by the exons ATGCCAGTCCCGCCCTGCCATGAGTCTATGAGCCCCCTCCGGATCAGCGTGGGTGGTCTGCCCGTCCTCGCGTCCATGACCAAGGGTGCTGACCCCCGCTTCCGACCTCGCTGGAAGGCCATCGTGCTGTCCTCGGCCTGCGTGGGGCTcgtgctgctgctcttctgcctGCACCGTTCCTCCCCAGCGCGGCATGGCCCCCCCAGCCCTCGCACCTGGCAGCTTGGCCTGCAGGCAGGGGAGCGCTACAATGACACCTACCCGCTGTCCCCACCGCAGAGAAACCCCGAGGGCGTGCGCTACCGCATCGGCGTCATCGCCGACCTGGACACGCGGTCCCGCGGCTCCCAGGAGCACACCTGGTTCAGTTACCTGAAGAAGGGCTACCTGGTACTGTCAGACAGTGGGGACAGAGTGACAGTGGAGTGGGACAAGGATGAGAGCATGCTGCAGTCCCACCTGGCTGAGAAGGGCCGGGGCATGGAGCTCTCAGAGCTGGTGGTTTTCAATGGGAAGCTGTACACGGTGGACGACCGGACAGGTGTGGTCTATCAGATCGAGGGCAACAAGGTGGTGCCCTGGGTGATCCTCCCAGACGGGGACGGCACTGTGGGGAAAG GCTTCAAGGCGGAGTGGCTGACAGTGAAGGATGAGCACCTGTATGTGGGAGGACTGGGCAAGGAGTGGACCACCACGACAGGGGAGGTGGTGAACGAGAACCCCCAGTGGGTGAAGGTTGTTGGCTACAAGGGTGACGTGAGCCACGAGAACTGGGTGACAAACTACAATGCgctgagggctgcagcagggatccgGCCCCCAG GGTACCTGATCCACGAGTCGGCCTCCTGGAGCGACACGCTGCAGCGCTGGTTCTTCCTGCCACGCCGCGCCAGCCACGAGCGCTACAGCGAGAGCGCGGACGAGCAACGAGGCACCAacctgctgctgagctccacCCAGGACTTCGGGGACGTGACAGTGGGGCGTGTGGGCGAGGTGGTTCCCACCCACGGCTTCTCCTCCTTCAAGTTCATCCCGGACACAGACGACCAGATCATCGTGGCACTAAAATCAGAAGAGGACAATGGCAAGATCTCCAGCTACATCATGGCCTTCACGCTGGACGGGCGCTTCCTCCTGCCCGAGACCAGGATTGGGAGTGTGAAGTACGAGGGCATTGAGTTTATTTAA
- the C1QTNF1 gene encoding complement C1q tumor necrosis factor-related protein 1 produces the protein MEGLWVHGVLLIFLLPCPVGSQTSSIPDQRWWTDPNEAPSQHQAARATQEQKADGAQEGLSPQPRCVRCCPPPEKRFYPQYQPVPQINMTILKGEKGDRGERGMQGKFGKTGVAGSRGHAGPKGQKGSMGAPGERCKSHYAAFSVGRKKPLHSNDYYQTLIFDTEFVNLYEHFNMFTGKFYCYIPGIYYFSLNVHTWNQKETYLHIMRNGAEVVILYAQVSDRSIMQSQSVMLELKEQDEVWVRLYKGERENAVFSDEYDTYITFSGHLIKYSGDP, from the exons ATGGAAGGGCTGTGGGTGCATGGTGTCCTGCTGATCTTCcttctgccctgccctgtggggAGCCAGACCAGCTCCATCCCTGACCAGCGATGGTGGACAGACCCCAATGAGGCCCCATCCCAGCACCAAGCTGCCAG GGCCACACAGGAGCAGAAGGCTGATGGTGCCCAGGaggggctgtccccacagccccgctGCGTCCGCTGCTGCCCCCCACCCGAAAAGCGCTTCTACCCCCAGTACCAGCCCGTGCCTCAGATCAACATGACCATCCTGAAAG gagaGAAGGGGGACCGTGGTGAGCGTGGCATGCAGGGCAAGTTTGGCAAGACAGGGGTGGCCGGCAGCAGGGGCCACGCGGGGCCCAAGGGACAGAAGGGCAGCATGGGCGCCCCTGGGGAGCGCTGCAAGAGCCACTACGCCGCCTTCTCTGTGGGCCGCAAGAAACCCCTGCACAGTAACGACTACTACCAGACCCTCATCTTCGACACGGAGTTTGTCAACCTCTACGAACACTTCAACATGTTCACGGGCAAGTTTTACTGCTACATCCCCGGGATCTACTACTTCAGCCTCAATGTGCACACGTGGAACCAGAAGGAGACGTACCTGCACATCATGCGCAACGGGGCGGAGGTGGTGATCCTCTACGCCCAGGTGAGCGACCGCAGCATCATGCAGAGCCAGAGCGTCATGCTGGAGCTGAAGGAGCAAGATGAGGTCTGGGTGCGGCTCTACAAGGGTGAGCGTGAGAACGCCGTCTTCAGCGATGAGTACGACACTTACATCACCTTCAGTGGCCACCTCATCAAGTACAGTGGGGACCCCTGA
- the ENGASE gene encoding cytosolic endo-beta-N-acetylglucosaminidase translates to MAEAAEGPALRGKRTGTEAGAAAEEPAEAERAARRRRSLQPVADMQGTTVLHDTISDRPQPLPARYFDTKTTEPISFFLSGLEELLAWQPTSDDEFNVSAVPLAMRQPPLHSRRPRTLVCHDMRGGYLEDRFIQGSATRNPYVFYHWRYIDIFVYFSHHTVTIPPVVWTNAAHRNSVPVLGTFITEWTDGEKLCEAFLAGGEEAYGAVAEQLARIAQHYRFDGWLVNIENTLSAAAVGNLPLFLRDLTARVHSAVPGGLVIWYDSVLKDGTLRWQNELNNENRMFFDACDGLFTNYNWKEEQLERTQRLAGPRQNDVYVGVDVFARGDVIGGGFDTDKSLRLIRQYGLSAAIFAPGWVYEHLGKENFLQNENRFWGSLAEYLPTHSICTLPLTTSFSLGMGSSTFLDGEDEESGPWYDLSAQDIQPLYPEHQGTLSTSCCLQDAWCGGSSLQLQGTIPPGEERVAVRLFSLQMPAPPKLFLTLLYKLQGPQPDDFTVALEVTTWDSGICFEGNPTSLPEPNGRYHPRFLPAPPPGLAKLLAACHRGSHGWTSRCYELELQACSLRDLSVIVSRQQPSLQETSFTCLLGEVRVLDAASVAASPLQVHSVMASQLWWQEGPEPGQLSLSLTLRWSFPPGRARWFRVLSQGARCRLGQTAPRVLGLAQGCLFRAVGLLVPQPAPGQSCRLELLVEPVLRDELPVGPERWGRLVLVYSAPGGGIGSDGH, encoded by the exons atGGCGGAGGCGGCGGAGGGGCCGGCGCTGCGCGGGAAGAGGACGGGAACCGaggccggggccgcggcggaGGAGCCGGCGGAGGCGGAGCGggcagcgcggcggcggcggag CTTGCAGCCGGTGGCGGACATGCAGGGAACCACTGTCCTGCACGACACCATCAGCGACCGcccgcagcccctgccag CAAGGTACTTTGACACGAAGACGACGGAGCCCATCAGCTTCTTCTTGTCcggcctggaggagctgctggcctggcagccCACCAGCGACGATGAGTTCAATGTGTCAGCCGTGCCCCTGGCCATGCGCCAGCCCCCGCTCCACAGCAGGAGGCCCCGGACACTGGTGTGCCACGACATGCGTGGCGGGTACTTGGAGGACAG gTTCATCCAGGGCTCGGCCACACGCAACCCCTATGTCTTCTACCACTGGCGCTACATCGACATCTTTGTCTACTTCAGCCACCACACTGTCACCATCCCGCCCGTGGTCTGGACCAACGCGGCGCACCGGAATAGCgtccctgtgctgg GCACGTTCATCACGGAGTGGACAGACGGGGAGAAGCTGTGCGAGGCGTTCCTGGCGGGCGGGGAGGAGGCGTACGGCGCCGTGGCCGAGCAGCTGGCCCGCATTGCCCAGCACTATCGCTTTGACGGCTGGCTGGTCAACATAGAGAACACGCTGAGC GCGGCAGCGGTGGGGAACCTGCCCCTCTTCCTGCGGGACCTGACGGCACGGGTGCACAGTGCTGTGCCGGGAGGACTGGTGATCTGGTATGACAGCGTCCTGAAGGATGGCACACTGAGGTGGCAGAATGAGCTGAACAATGAGAATAG GATGTTCTTTGATGCCTGTGATGGGCTGTTCACCAACTACAACtggaaggaggagcagctggagcgcACGCAGAGGCTGGCTGGTCCACGCCAGAACGACGTCTATGTCGGCGTTGATGTCTTTGCCCGTGGGGATGTGATCGGTGGTGGCTTCGACACTGACAAG TCCCTGCGCCTGATCCGGCAGTACGGCCTCTCCGCAGCCATCTTCGCTCCTGGCTGGGTCTATGAGCACCTGGGGAAGGAAAACTTCCTGCAGAACGAGAACAG GTTCTGGGGCTCACTGGCCGAGTACCTGCCCACGCACAGCATTTGCACACTGCCCCTCACCACCTCCTTCAGCCTtggcatgggcagcagcacaTTCCTGGATGGGGAG GATGAAGAGTCTGGGCCCTGGTATGATCTGAGTGCACAGGACATCCAGCCATTGTACCCAGAGCACCAGGGCACGCTGagcaccagctgctgcctgcaggatgCCTGGTGTgggggcagctccctgcagctgcaggggaccATTCCCCCCGGCGAGGAGCGCGTGGCTGTCCG CCTCTTCTCTTTGCAGATGCCAGCCCCCCCCAAGCTCTTCCTGACCCTGCTCTATAAGCTGCAGGGGCCGCAGCCCGATGACTTCACAGTGGCACTGGAGGTCACCACCTGGGACTCAGGGATCTGCTTCGAGGGCAACCCCACCTCCCTGCCCG AGCCCAATGGCCGGTACCACCCGCGGTTCCTCCCGGCACCGCCGCCCGGCCTCGCCAAGCTGCTCGCTGCCTGCCACCGTGGCTCCCACGGCTGGACCAGCCG GTGCTacgagctggagctgcaggcctGCAGCTTACGAGACCTCTCCGTGATTGTGTCCCgccagcagcccagcctgcaggagacGTCCTTCACCTGCCTCCTCGGGGAGGTGCGG GTGCTGGATGCGGCCAGCGTGGCGGCCTCCCCTCTGCAGGTGCACAGCGTGATGGCCTCGCAGCTCTGGTGGCAGGAGGGCCCCGAGCCCGGGCAGCTCTCGCTTAGCCTCACCCTGCGCTGGTCCTTCCCGCCTGGCCGTGCCAGGTGGTTCCGTGTCCTGAGCCAGGGCGCCCGGTGCCGCCTGGGCCAGACGGCGCCGCgggtgctggggctggcgcAGGGCTGCCTGTTCCGTGCCGTGGGGCTGCTGGTGCCGCAGCCGGCGCCCGGACAGTCCTGCcggctggagctgctggtggaaCCGGTGCTGCGGGATGAGCTGCCTGTGGGCCCCGAGCGCTGGGGCCGCCTCGTGCTGGTCTATTCCGCGCCAGGGGGTGGCATCGGCTCAGATGGGCATTAA